One part of the Thermodesulfobacteriota bacterium genome encodes these proteins:
- a CDS encoding TlpA disulfide reductase family protein gives MTHSSREKKPGAWRTMAVGLWFLLSLAQPAAAAHMLVVPGEPMPDLEFEELLAAQDYPRLGLPQRSGPFRLSQVPGEVLIVEFFNKSCVPCQRQVRHLEAFYQEVARSELAGRVRVLAVAAGNQAKYLYKYRESRGLTYPIAADPQFDQWRRLGDPGRTPFSLFLRKKDGLWTLVNSYFGVQLESEFHAHTRFALSRESVPHHPRAGENSEAPHFALPLEAPGIQEAALRLLGRAAGTEVTVQVLALAQGTSVYRAFRQGRPLDLYARLATRGAVCEVCHAVHFLFAFDSRGRVLGFEPIHVTKVGNEEWDLEDNRFFEGRLAGRPMAGLQFDPEMDAVSMATMSSALIFDEVRRAADLVKLLPRP, from the coding sequence TTGACCCATTCGAGCCGAGAGAAGAAGCCCGGGGCGTGGCGGACAATGGCGGTGGGGCTCTGGTTTCTCCTGAGCCTGGCGCAGCCCGCGGCCGCGGCACACATGCTGGTCGTGCCCGGAGAACCCATGCCCGACCTGGAGTTCGAGGAGCTCCTGGCGGCGCAGGACTACCCCCGGCTCGGGCTGCCCCAGCGCAGCGGCCCCTTTCGCCTCTCCCAGGTCCCGGGCGAGGTCCTCATCGTGGAGTTCTTCAACAAGTCGTGCGTGCCGTGCCAGCGGCAAGTCCGGCACCTGGAGGCGTTCTACCAGGAGGTGGCCCGGAGCGAGCTGGCCGGGCGCGTGCGGGTGCTTGCCGTCGCCGCCGGAAACCAGGCGAAGTACCTGTACAAGTACCGCGAGTCCCGGGGGCTCACCTATCCGATCGCCGCCGACCCCCAGTTCGACCAATGGCGGCGGCTCGGCGACCCGGGGCGCACCCCGTTCAGCCTGTTCCTGCGAAAGAAGGACGGCCTCTGGACCCTCGTCAACTCCTACTTCGGCGTTCAACTGGAGAGCGAGTTCCACGCCCACACCCGCTTCGCCCTCTCGAGGGAGAGTGTTCCGCACCACCCCCGGGCCGGGGAAAACTCCGAGGCGCCGCACTTTGCCCTCCCGCTGGAGGCCCCGGGCATCCAGGAAGCAGCCCTTCGGCTCCTGGGCCGAGCGGCCGGCACGGAGGTGACCGTCCAGGTGCTCGCCCTGGCCCAGGGCACCTCCGTCTACCGCGCGTTCCGGCAGGGAAGACCCCTCGATCTCTATGCCCGCCTGGCCACCCGGGGGGCGGTGTGCGAGGTCTGCCACGCGGTGCACTTTCTCTTCGCGTTCGACTCCAGGGGCCGGGTCCTCGGCTTCGAGCCCATCCACGTGACCAAGGTGGGAAACGAGGAGTGGGACCTGGAGGACAACCGGTTCTTCGAGGGACGCCTGGCGGGCCGCCCCATGGCGGGGTTGCAGTTCGACCCCGAGATGGACGCGGTGAGCATGGCGACCATGAGCTCCGCCCTGATCTTCGACGAGGTCCGCCGAGCGGCGGACCTCGTGAAGCTTCTGCCCCGCCCTTAG
- a CDS encoding Na+/H+ antiporter subunit E, which translates to MREPAGARAVPRSGAPRPHPRQPRQPNCLGRFAAWAGVYALLWWALADGEPGSWGVGLPAACAAAALTLALAPPRAVPWSLKGAVGFLPFFLWQSLRGGIDVALRAFSPVMPLEPGFVHYRWNLPEGPARVLFANSVSLAPGTLSARVEEEGLTVHVLDLSQPTCVRLAALETRVAGIFGFSSSHGSPSSHRSQGAPAPRDPEAKRREPPLG; encoded by the coding sequence GTGCGAGAGCCCGCGGGGGCCCGCGCCGTTCCCCGATCCGGCGCGCCGCGGCCCCACCCCCGCCAACCGAGGCAGCCCAACTGCCTGGGTCGCTTCGCGGCCTGGGCCGGCGTGTACGCCCTCCTGTGGTGGGCCTTGGCGGACGGAGAGCCGGGTTCCTGGGGAGTCGGCCTTCCGGCGGCGTGTGCCGCCGCTGCCCTGACGCTGGCCCTGGCGCCCCCCCGGGCCGTCCCCTGGAGCCTCAAGGGGGCCGTTGGGTTCCTCCCCTTCTTTCTGTGGCAGTCCCTCCGGGGGGGGATCGACGTAGCCCTGCGTGCCTTTTCCCCCGTCATGCCCCTGGAGCCGGGCTTCGTACACTATCGCTGGAACCTTCCCGAGGGCCCGGCCCGGGTGCTCTTCGCCAACTCCGTGAGCCTTGCCCCCGGTACCTTGAGCGCCCGGGTGGAGGAGGAGGGCCTCACGGTGCACGTGCTCGACCTCTCTCAGCCCACCTGCGTGCGCCTCGCGGCCTTGGAAACCCGAGTCGCGGGGATTTTCGGCTTCTCTTCATCCCATGGGTCCCCTTCGTCCCATAGGTCCCAGGGTGCCCCTGCT